The nucleotide window AACACGTGTATTTCTCCGAAATGTACAAATATATTTCTCCGCTCTATCCGGAGAATAAAACGATCTACGACTATATGCCAGAAGATACCCTGCTAGTTCTTGATGAGCCTGCCAGACTCTCGGAGACATCGAAACAGCTCGACCGTGATGAATCGGAGTGGAATCTGCATTTGATGCAAAATGGAAAAACACTTCCGGATCTTCCATTATCCGCAGACGGTGATGAACTGTTGTATGAGCGTCCATTCCAGACGTTGTTTATGTCGATCTTTTTGCGTCAGGTTCCACACACCCAACCACAGAACATTCTGAACTTCATCAGTCGTGGCATGCAGGATTTCCATGGACAGATGAACTTACTGAAGGCAGAGATGGAGCGTTGGCAGAAGGCCGGAGTTCAAGTGCTCATGCTGGCGAACGGTGAGGAACGATTAGATCGGATGCGCCGCGTTCTGATGGACTATGATATTCCGGAGCCGGAGATGCTGATCGGTAACTTGCAGACCGGATTTGAAATGCCGTCCATTCATTTGGCTGTTGTGACTGAGGGTGAGATGTTCTCGCAAAAACAGCGTAAAGTACGCAAACCGATTCGGAATGTAGACAATGCGGAACGGATCAAATCTTATAGTGAGCTAAAAGTGGGCGATTATGTCGTTCACCAGAACCACGGGATTGGTAAGTACCTCGGGATCGGCACCCTAGAGGTTGGCGGTATTCATAAGGACTACATGCATATTCTCTATGCGGGTGGAGACAAACTGTCTGTACCTATTGAACAGATCGATCTGATTCAGAAATACGTTGGTTCGGAAGAGAAAGAACCTAAAATATACAAGCTGGGCGGTAATGAGTGGACACGGGTTAAAAATAAAGTCCGCACATCCGTACAGGATATTGCCGATGATCTGATCAAGCTGTATGCAGAGCGTCAGACGTCCAAAGGGTTTGGATTCGACAAGGATTCTGCGGAACAGCAGGAGTTTGAGGACATGTTCCCTTACGATGAGACACGTGATCAGGTGCGTGCGATCGAAGAAATCAAGAAGGATATGGAACAAAACCGTCCAATGGACCGTTTATTGTGTGGGGATGTTGGTTACGGCAAAACCGAGGTGGCTATTCGTGCTGCGTTCAAAGCAGCAATTGAAGGCAAACAGGTGGCTGTACTCGTTCCGACAACGATTTTGGCACAGCAACATTTTGAAACGTTCCGTGAGCGGTTCTCCGGGTATCCTTTCAACATTCATGTGCTTAGCCGTTTCCGCTCGCGTAAAGAGCAGAATGAAACAGCCAAAGGCATCAAGGCAGGCACCGTGGATATTGTCATCGGGACGCATCGACTGCTGTCGCAGGATCTGGTGTTCAAGGACCTGGGACTGCTCATTGTCGATGAAGAACAGCGCTTTGGAGTAACTCATAAGGAAAAACTGAAGAAGCTGAAAACCAATGTGGACGTGCTGACGCTGACGGCAACACCGATTCCGCGTACGCTTCATATGTCCATGCTGGGTGTGCGAGATCTATCCGTTATCGAGACTCCACCAGAGAATCGTTTCCCGGTGCAGACTTATGTGGTTGAACACAGTCAGGCGCTTGTCCGTGAAGCGATTGAGCGTGAGCTTGCCCGTGGTGGTCAGGTGTATTACCTCTATAACCGTGTTCAAGGAATTCAGGAGATGGCAGCCGAAATTTCTGAACTTGTGCCCGAAGCCAAGGTTGGTGTGGGTCATGGTCAGATGTCGGAAACTGAGCTGGAGAAGACGATTCTGGACTTCCTGGATGGTGAATATGACGTGCTTGTGAGCACAAGTATCATTGAGACGGGTGTAGATATTCCGAACGTAAACACACTGATCGTACATGATGCGGATAAAATGGGGCTCTCCCAGCTGTATCAGCTGCGCGGGCGGGTGGGTCGTTCCAACCGTATTGCGTATGCCTATTTTACGTACCAACGGGATAAAGTGCTTACTGAAGTTGCCGAAAAACGTCTGCAATCGATCAAAGAATTCACCGAACTGGGCTCGGGATTCAAAATCGCCATGCGTGACTTGTCGATTCGTGGGGCGGGAAATCTGCTAGGAGCAGAGCAGCATGGCTTCATCGCTTCCGTCGGATTCGATCTGTATTCCCAGATGCTCGCGGAGGAGATCAACAAACGCAAAGTTACGATGCTTGGCGAGGAGCCGGTACCTTCCGACCAGTGGAACACAACCCTGGATCTCAGTATTGATGCTTACTTGCCGTCCGATTATATCTATGACAGTATTCAGAAGATTGAGATCTACAAAAAAGTGGCGGTTATTGCATCCTTCGACGATGCGATGGAGCTGGAAGACGAATTGGTTGACCGGTTCGGTGATCTTCCAGAGGCCGTCATCAACTTGCTGGCTGTTGCACGGATGAAGGTATACGGCAAAATCTACGGTATTGAATCCATTTCCCAACGTGGTGAGGACATTACTGTGAAGTTCTATGAAGGGCGCGAACAGGCCTTTGAACTCTCGAAAATCGCGCACATTGGAAATCAGTTCGAAAGACGTGTACAATTTGAACAAGGACCCCATATGCTGATTCACGCTAAAGGCAAGGGGCTTGGGGATAAGCAACTGATGGAGCTGGTAGAGAAAATTCTGGAGTCCATGAAGACTGCTTTTAAATCAAAGGGGGAACTAAAAGATGTTACCAAAGTATAAAAAAGTAGGAAAAGTACTGTCTGTGAGCATGGTCGCAGTACTATCCTTATCATTGCTTGCTGCTTGCGGCAAGAAGGAAGAAGCGAAAGCACCGGAATCGACAGATACAAGTGCTGTAGTCGCTACGTATGATGGTGGTACCATTACAGCCAATGAATTCGATATGGAACAGCGCGTTATGAAATTCCTTTATCCGGAATATGCACAAATGATGGATATGGACGATTTCAAGGAGTACCTGGTGAAACAGGAAGTTGCTTATGAATATCTGAGCGGCAAAGCAAGTGAAGAAGCGAAAACAGCGGGTGCCAAAACAGCAACCGAGCAATTCGATAAAATGAAAGCTTCTGTTCAGGCAGATCAATGGACTGAAATGCTGAAAGCTCAGAACCTGACTGACCAGAACATTAAAGATTATATGACTCGCATCATGACGGTAATCAAAGACAAGGAAACTGGCGTTACGGAAGATGCGATTAAGGCTGAGTTTGAGAAAAACAAAGATCAGTTCACAACGGCTTCTGTTCGTCACGTGCTGATTAACTTCACAGATCCAAAAACGCAAAAAGAACGTAAAAAAGAAGATGCACTGAAAATTGCAAAAGAAGTAAAAACCAAATTGGATGGCGGAGCTGATTTTGCTGAAATTGCAAAAGAATACTCCGAAGATCCAGGTTCTGCTGAAAAAGGCGGACTGTATGAAGAAACACCTGTAGGCAGCTGGGTAGATGCTTTTAAAGAAGCTGCAAAAACGTTGCCACTGAACAAAATCAGTGATCCAGTTGAAACGGAGTACGGTTACCACATCATGAAAGTGGAAGCTCGTACAGAAGCTGACTTCACGAAATTGACGGCTGAGCAAAAAGAAAGTCTGAAGAGCCAATTGGCAGCTGCTGAGATCGATACGTTCATGCAAAATGAATTGGACAAAATCGTAAAAGAAGTGAACCTGCCAAAAACAGAAAAAGCTGAAGAAGGTACGACTGAAGGCACAACAGGTACAGGAACTGAAGGAGAGCAAACAACCGAACCAAAAACGGATGACTCCACAGGTACGGATACCAAGACTGACCAAGGTACGACTGGAACAGATAAAGATGCAACGACAGACGAAGGTACAAGCAGTAAGTAATATGGCTGTGTTAGCATACGTTCAGGGGTAAATCCGCCCGAATGAATGCCTTGTACAATAGTAAATATGGACAACCATACAGAGAAGCAAGGGGAGGACTTAGGACCTCCTTCTTGCTTCTTCTTGTATATATTTAAGCCGTATGGGTATATGGTCGCCTTCTTCGAAAGTTACACAACTATATTCTCCAATGTATGTATAAGGAAATGGGAACAGATGAATACTATGGTCAAGATATCACACTAAACGTTCTGGGACTTTCCTCTACCCATTAAGGAACAGTAGTTGAAAAATCTTCTCGAGAAAGTGGGGCAACATGTGAAATGAAAGCTACTGGTATTGTCCGCCGTATAGATGAC belongs to Paenibacillus sp. FSL H8-0079 and includes:
- the mfd gene encoding transcription-repair coupling factor; this encodes MLQALIQAFSKDPDFGSITAGIKSGMKEQLVSGLSGSARQIMLAALHQEMNRPLLVVTHNMFAAQKIAEDLQEALSHDQVLIYPANELVAAEAAVSSPETLGQRIDVLVRCAQGFRGVVVIPFSGVRRYVPLPEVMANARILIKQGSTLQLDSFLLEMVKLGYERVERVESRGEMSVRGGIIDFYPVTSSIAYRVELFDDEIDSIRTFDPADQRSIERIEEITVLPCKELIADRERMEKAADAAALLLEQQLEKMTDRQAKLRLREEIHREIELLREHVYFSEMYKYISPLYPENKTIYDYMPEDTLLVLDEPARLSETSKQLDRDESEWNLHLMQNGKTLPDLPLSADGDELLYERPFQTLFMSIFLRQVPHTQPQNILNFISRGMQDFHGQMNLLKAEMERWQKAGVQVLMLANGEERLDRMRRVLMDYDIPEPEMLIGNLQTGFEMPSIHLAVVTEGEMFSQKQRKVRKPIRNVDNAERIKSYSELKVGDYVVHQNHGIGKYLGIGTLEVGGIHKDYMHILYAGGDKLSVPIEQIDLIQKYVGSEEKEPKIYKLGGNEWTRVKNKVRTSVQDIADDLIKLYAERQTSKGFGFDKDSAEQQEFEDMFPYDETRDQVRAIEEIKKDMEQNRPMDRLLCGDVGYGKTEVAIRAAFKAAIEGKQVAVLVPTTILAQQHFETFRERFSGYPFNIHVLSRFRSRKEQNETAKGIKAGTVDIVIGTHRLLSQDLVFKDLGLLIVDEEQRFGVTHKEKLKKLKTNVDVLTLTATPIPRTLHMSMLGVRDLSVIETPPENRFPVQTYVVEHSQALVREAIERELARGGQVYYLYNRVQGIQEMAAEISELVPEAKVGVGHGQMSETELEKTILDFLDGEYDVLVSTSIIETGVDIPNVNTLIVHDADKMGLSQLYQLRGRVGRSNRIAYAYFTYQRDKVLTEVAEKRLQSIKEFTELGSGFKIAMRDLSIRGAGNLLGAEQHGFIASVGFDLYSQMLAEEINKRKVTMLGEEPVPSDQWNTTLDLSIDAYLPSDYIYDSIQKIEIYKKVAVIASFDDAMELEDELVDRFGDLPEAVINLLAVARMKVYGKIYGIESISQRGEDITVKFYEGREQAFELSKIAHIGNQFERRVQFEQGPHMLIHAKGKGLGDKQLMELVEKILESMKTAFKSKGELKDVTKV
- a CDS encoding peptidylprolyl isomerase, which translates into the protein MLPKYKKVGKVLSVSMVAVLSLSLLAACGKKEEAKAPESTDTSAVVATYDGGTITANEFDMEQRVMKFLYPEYAQMMDMDDFKEYLVKQEVAYEYLSGKASEEAKTAGAKTATEQFDKMKASVQADQWTEMLKAQNLTDQNIKDYMTRIMTVIKDKETGVTEDAIKAEFEKNKDQFTTASVRHVLINFTDPKTQKERKKEDALKIAKEVKTKLDGGADFAEIAKEYSEDPGSAEKGGLYEETPVGSWVDAFKEAAKTLPLNKISDPVETEYGYHIMKVEARTEADFTKLTAEQKESLKSQLAAAEIDTFMQNELDKIVKEVNLPKTEKAEEGTTEGTTGTGTEGEQTTEPKTDDSTGTDTKTDQGTTGTDKDATTDEGTSSK